The genomic DNA TGCAATACAAATAAAGGACGACCTTTTGTATGTTCTTGTACTTTTTCGTAAATATTCATTTCAGCCCATTTTTCTTGCATTGCAGGCTCACGTTTTGGTAAGTTCCCACGCATTGGGAACTCTGTTTTCGGCATCAGTAATGTATTTTTGTACTCCATGCTCAATTCCTCCTTACATGTATATAAGAAATACTTAAAAAACGGAATAAAAAAGAGACTTTCTCATCCCAAAAAGGGACGAGAAAGTCTCCCGCGGTACCACCCTAGTAGATCATATACATATGTATAGAATCCTCTTATATTCTTAACGCGAATACACGCCTACGCTTACTCTATTTGTTCAGCGCGGAACTCCAGGGTGATATTCCCACTATCTCCTTATCCTGAGCTTACACCGTCCTCAGTTCGCTATATAAGGTTTGAAAAGGTACTTATCCCTATCTTCGTTTTTCTTAATAAATATGTTGTTTAAAATTATATGTAATAATGAGAAAAACGTCAAGCTTACACTGTTTCTTCTTTTTTCAACAGTTCATCTACTTCGTCTTCTAACTCAATTAGTTTATCCCAATCATCGTTGTTTAACATTTCAAGCTGTGTTTCTAATAACATACGGAAACGAGTTCGGAATACTTTCGCTTGTTTCTTTAACTCTTCAATATCAAAAGCAACTTTTCTTGATTTTACTAATGCTTCGTTAATAATACGATCAGCATTCTTTTCAGCTTCACGCACAATTAATTTCGCTTCTTTTTGCGCATTACGTTTTACTTCTTCCGCTGCTTCTTGCGCAACAACGATAGATTTGTTTAACGTATCTTCAATATTAGAGAAATGATCTAACTTCCCTTCTAACTGCGCAACTTTTTCTTCTAAAGCTTTTTTCTCACGAATGACCAATTCATAATCTTTGATAATTTGATCAAGAAACTCATTTACTTGATCTTCATCATAGCCACGGAATCCGCGACCAAATTCTTTGTTATGAATATCTAATGGTGTTAACGGCACAACGCCACCTCCAAGTAGTTATCTAAATTTCCTCTTTCAATTATATCTTTTCTTCGACAAAATAGGAGGATTTCCTTCTAAAAAACCAATCATTTTAGTATACCATACAAAATTCTCCATTTGTCGCGTTTTGTTCTACCTTCTACAGAAAATAATTTACTTCGGCCATATCCTCTAACAGAGAAAACGTCTCCTGGATAACATTCATAAGAAGTTTGTTCCACTATTTTCCAATTAACTTTTACTAAACCATTTTTAATGAAAGGTTGTACTTTCTGTCTAGATAAATGTAACATTTCAGCTAACATAACATCTAAACGAAGTGAAGAAACCGTTCCAGATTTCTCCCCCCAC from Bacillus cereus G9842 includes the following:
- the divIVA gene encoding septum site-determining protein DivIVA, producing MPLTPLDIHNKEFGRGFRGYDEDQVNEFLDQIIKDYELVIREKKALEEKVAQLEGKLDHFSNIEDTLNKSIVVAQEAAEEVKRNAQKEAKLIVREAEKNADRIINEALVKSRKVAFDIEELKKQAKVFRTRFRMLLETQLEMLNNDDWDKLIELEDEVDELLKKEETV